The DNA region CCATGCCCCAATCGATCTCAGGCAGCGGTCTTCTCGTGCTGACGATCTGCGCTTTTGTGATGCTCTTTGGATCAGTTTTCTTCGCGGTCAGCAATGGATACCCGGGCCACCCAACTGCACAGATCAGCAGTCTCGGTCTGATCGTCAATTTGCCTGCATCCGTTATCGCTTGGATTGCCTTCGCTCGGGGCACCCGGCGGGGACTTCTTCAGATGGGGCTTGCGATTGCACTCCTTACCGCGATCCACTACTTACTGATCAGCAATCTATGGACGGTGGCGTTCCATGGTGGCTGACTCCTTCCCGCACCGTAGGAAAACCAATGCACAACAAGGCGGCGCTCCTAACACCTGCCCCGCCGCGAGTTCAATTTTCCATGGCCATTCCACCCTCAACCCGCAGTCGAAGCCTCGCCCCCGGGCAGGTGTAGGAGGCCTTCGACGTTCGGCCAAAAACTCTCGCGATGAAGCGATTCGTAATAATCCTCGCACTGCTGGTAGGACTCGGTTGCTTTACTGCTTTCTTCCTTACCGGCGAGGCCGCCAGCGAAGACAATTTCAACAAGGTCGCCGAAGGGATGACTCAAGCCGAGGTCCGCGAATTGCTTGGAGAGCCAGATGACACTTGGGGTGGTTCACCCGATCGGACGACATATTACTACGGTGGATTTCGTCGTTTAAGGTGGTGCACGATGGAGGTGTTTTTCGACGAGAACGGGAGGGTGGTGAGCAAGTTTCACGACCACTAACAAAACAAGCCGAACAAGTCGGCGCAGCCAACCGCGATAACGCTGGTGATTGTTCGCAAGATCTGTAGGCTTTCATCGTTGCCAGTCGCGGTTGTCTGGCCTTTTACGTTGTGTAGGAAATGAAATCTTTTGCGAAGTTCATTGGTGCCTCCTTCATCGTGATGGTTTGCGCTTCCTTCGGATTTGGAGTAGCCCAGTGGCTCGCTACTCCAACACTCTTCACCCCTCTATTCCTAATGCCAGCCGCTTTTGTTTTCGCTTGGTTCAACCAATCGAAGTTTGATTGGGTTAAGACGACTCTGTTCCTTCTTTTACTGGGCGCGTCGATCTGGAGTGTTCGCGCTCTTGTCCCTGCTCCGGAAGGGGCGAACTTTGCCTTCATAGGCCCGGTTGTTTTGATCGTGTTCTTGCCGCGACTTGAACGAATATACGATCGCCTACGAGAGAGGAAGCTGCACAACGAGACTGTGTAGGTAGGTCCCACTCAGCAACAACCATTGACATCGAGCCGAGAAGTCGAAGCACGTTCTTCAGGGTTTGGTCGAACATGGCAATGGAACTTCAATTACACAACAAGTCGGCGCAGCCAACCGCGATAACGCTGGATGTTGTTCGCAAGATCTGTAGGCTTTCATCGTTGCCAGGCGCGGTTGTCTGGCCTTTTACGTTCTGCACAAGAATGAACAAACATATTAAGATCGTCTCTTGCGGATGGCTAATCCTCCCCAGCTTGTATCTTGTTCTTTGGTTTAAGCACCAACTCGATGTAGGGTTTGATCGCTACCTAGGCTGGAACGAGAATTCTGGGTCTCTCTTCTGGTCTGGGCTGTTGGGCTTCGCTGCATTCGCGGCCTCAAGTGGGAGTTCACTTGGGCTCAAAGGGCTAGGTATTGCAGCGATGACCGTTCTCAGCTTACTCATATTTGAAGCCAGCTCTTCCTCTTTAAGTGCCGCCATCTTAAGGAGTCCAATTGGGCTTTCCATCTATATACTTTTACTCGTTTTTTGTTTGTATAGCATAATTGCCATAAGGTTCGCTCTGAGAAAGAAGGCAGAACAAGTCGGCGCAGCCAACCGCGATAAGGCTGGTGATTGTTCGCAGGATCTGTAGGCTTTCAC from Sulfuriroseicoccus oceanibius includes:
- the bamE gene encoding outer membrane protein assembly factor BamE domain-containing protein; the protein is MKRFVIILALLVGLGCFTAFFLTGEAASEDNFNKVAEGMTQAEVRELLGEPDDTWGGSPDRTTYYYGGFRRLRWCTMEVFFDENGRVVSKFHDH